In Centropristis striata isolate RG_2023a ecotype Rhode Island chromosome 8, C.striata_1.0, whole genome shotgun sequence, the genomic window gttgttgtgttgttgttgtgtagctGTGTGTCTCTGACCTGATGAAGGGTTTGACCAGGGTCAGCAGAGCTTTGATGTACCAGGCTGGATGGACCACCAGGAGACCCCTCAGGTCTTTCTTCAGCCTGGACTCAGACACACAACCAGTCTGATTACTGCTCCATTTATACTGGTGGTTAGAGAAACCAGCCAGGCCCCGCCCCTTTCAGCCCCGCCCCTTTCGGCCCCGCCCCTTTCAACCCCGCCCCTTTCGGCCCCGCCCCTTTCAACCCCGCCCCTTTCGGCCCCTAGGCCCTAGTCCCACACCATAGCCCCGCCCACTAGCCCATAGTCCCGCCCACTAGCCCTAGTCCCGCCCCTAGTCCCGCCCCCTAGTCCCGCCCACTAGTCCCGCCCCTAGTCCCGCCCACTAGTCCCGCCCCTAGTCCCGCCCCGTGACTCGTACCTCCTGTCGATGGACGTGTAGCACTGGTGGAGCCATTTGATGGCGGGCAGCTTGTTCCTGGGCGCCATGGCACACAGGTAGACCAGCAGGTAGTTCTCTGACACCATCAGGTCCAGGGTCCCCACGATGTacctgcaggaacacacacacacacacacgtacccGTCCGTCAGCTGGACttgctgcccccccccccagcGGCTCTCTGGTCTCACCTGAACAGGTTGTCCATGACGTACTCGTAGTTCTCCACCGTGTTCTCCGGCAGGTAGCAGGACGTGAACAGGATGATGGCGTTCATCTCGTCTCCATAGTAACCTGACAGCCAATCAGACACATGGATAGTTTACTGAATGTGACTCGAAATAAACGACTCGTAGACTGCTCTGTTCATACATGTAGGAGTTTAGTTTTTacagaaattacataaaaacaacatattatataaatttgaaaaaaaagtcctaTTCATAAGacgtcgatttttgtcaaaagtggtcaaatttcaaaaggcctaaaaatgctttaaatgggtCAAATATTGTCTGTTGTTACATGTGGTGGCATAGTTTGTcctaaaatagtgaaaaaacaccaaattatggGATGAcggaaatttgaaaaaaagtcataatgtttaaaatgtcccaattatagtctgtagATACATGTattagtatagtttgtccaaaaatagtaaaaaactaaaacaaaaaagaacacaacaaaacaaaaacaagcttaTTATAAGATGccaaaaaaattgacatttgaaaaaaaaagtcatactatagcatgtcgttttttgtcaaaattggtcaaattttataatgcctaaaaatgcttaaaatgggtcacaaatgacagaaaaacaacatattatgggatgtccgaaatttgaaataaaattcaaaatttgtcatgaaaaagtcacaaaatgtttaaatgtcctGATGTTTCagaatggtcttattatagtgtGTTGATACATGTTAGAGCATGATATGGccataaataacagaaaaacacgaTATTATGAGAATTCCAAAATTTGAAGAAATAGTcgattttgtcaaaaaaggtgaaattttaaaatactgaaaaatgctCGAAATGGCACATTTATGGTCtctagtctgttgatacatgtattAGTATAGTTTTtccaaaaatagttaaaaaaaaaaaggaaaattatgagaTGTCAATCGATTCAAAATTGGTCAAATTCTAAAATGCctgaaaacactaaaaatgGCCCAAAGACGCTCCGTTGATACGTATGAGAGGATTTTAAGTCCATAACTGACAGAAAACtccgtattattattatgggacGTCCAGGTGAGACCCTGTGTGCTGGTGCCAGgtgtgtgacctctgacctccgtGGGACAGGACCTGCAGGTACGGCTCCAGGACGCTCATGTTGACCAGGAACTCGTGTCCCGACAGCGAGAAGGTCCTCCAGCGGCGCCCCCTGGAGTCCACCTGGTCCAGGTCCAGCAGACCCTCAGACCGCTCCTCCACCGGGCTGCTGGCCACGCCCCCCACGCCCCTCGCCACCCGGGGCAGGTCATCTGGTCAgacagggtcagaggtcagagaggggtcagaggtcagtcagagaggggtcaggggtcagaggtcagagagaggtcaggggtcagaggtcaggtgtCTCACCCTCCCACTCCAGCTCGTGGACGCCGTCCGGCAGCGTGCCCGTCTCGCTGCCGGACGGCGTCTCCAGAGCCTCCAGGTTGATGTCCAGCGACGGCGTTCCCTCCGTCGTCCCCGACAACGCGGCGGCGGAGAAGCCGTCGTGGCTCGGCTCCTGAGAGTCTCGGCGGCTCAGAGTCAGGCTGAGAGACGGCGCCGCCAGACGCTTCTTGGCTCCGCCCCCAACCGCTCCTGATAGGGCGAGGCTGGTGGGCGGGGCTGaggggagggggcggggccagagagagagaaggtttatttactttatgtttctgacttcctgtttatTCTTCGTTttgtttataaaccagtaacaGTCACCTGGTCGCTGCTCGCCAACCGCTGGCTCCGCCTCCTCCGGACTCCCACAATCCTCTGGGAGAGGcctggacacaaacaccagctcataatgtacatatatatatgtatatatgaacATTATgtacaaatatacacatatatatatgtatatatgtgtatatatgtacattatgtacaaatatacacatatatatgtacatgttgtttatatgtatatatgtatatatgtttatgtgtatatatgtatatatgtacattatgtacaaatatacacatatatatgtatatgttgtttatatgtatatatgtatatatgtacattatgtacaaatatacacatatatgtatatgttgtttatatgtacatatgtatatatgtacatataaacatataaacatattaaatatttaagagCTCTGACCTCGGGAAGCCGTCGTCCTGCCACTCCTCCCTCAGCTCCATGTCCCGGATGTCCCGGATGTCCTGGGGGTCCTGGGGGTCCTGGGGGTCCTGGGGGTCCTGGGTGTTGGGGGGTCCTGAGGCGTCTACAGGAGCCCTGCAGGGACAAACAACCATCAGCTGACACGTTTTTAATGTCTGTGAGAGccttaaaatattaataattctgtataagaaagacaataataaaaaataaaaaaatgaaataacactAATGAGCAGCTCTATGTTCTAACATGGTGTTAGTTCTGGACAAACCGTGACTAGAACAGAAGTCCAATCACAGAACACCACTCTGGTTCAGAtcgggccgttcctcccaatcacctcctccaggtacCGTCATCGTTACCCAGGTGATCCTTGAAGTCTCCCAGATAACTACAGAGTCCCCAGGTGGTTCCCCtgcaggacaccacccagagactccaagaaggccgggtactccgccTGCTGTTGGTGCAGAAGGTCTGGTTCTGGGTTCCTCCAGGTCTGGGTCCAGGAGGGGCCCCTCCcaggtctggctccaggaggggccCCTCCcaggtctggctccaggaggggccCCGGTACCCGGTACACTGATGACCATGTTCCCACTTCATAAGGGTCTCTGAATGTCTCTTAGTggggcccctcccctgggaccactagGACCCCACCAGGATCACTGGAGCAACAGACCTCCACCACCAGGAGGTTCTCAgaggatttatatatatatagatatataaatatttatatatttatataaatatttatatatttatataaatatataaatatttatatacgcttagcctgctgcccccacgacccggccccggataagcggacgagaatggatggatggacacacacacacacacacacactctctctctctctctct contains:
- the bnipl gene encoding bcl-2/adenovirus E1B 19 kDa-interacting protein 2-like protein, whose product is MVVCPCRAPVDASGPPNTQDPQDPQDPQDPQDIRDIRDMELREEWQDDGFPSLLSLWPRPLPSAPPTSLALSGAVGGGAKKRLAAPSLSLTLSRRDSQEPSHDGFSAAALSGTTEGTPSLDINLEALETPSGSETGTLPDGVHELEWEDDLPRVARGVGGVASSPVEERSEGLLDLDQVDSRGRRWRTFSLSGHEFLVNMSVLEPYLQVLSHGGYYGDEMNAIILFTSCYLPENTVENYEYVMDNLFRYIVGTLDLMVSENYLLVYLCAMAPRNKLPAIKWLHQCYTSIDRRLKKDLRGLLVVHPAWYIKALLTLVKPFISEKFSRKIRFIQSLQELSQFIPTERLQIPDAIREFDQKLTR